The Vanrija pseudolonga chromosome 1, complete sequence genomic sequence GCTCCCGCCGGTCATTGCGCCTGGcttcaaggtgggtggggtcggGCAGGAGAGAGAAAGGCAGAGCAGGGagccgctgacacccccaggaCGACCGAGACTGGCGCGTGCGTATCAATGAAGTCGAGTACGCCGCTGGCGATGAGATGCCTGAACTTTTCCGCCCGAGCTTGTGTAGTGTGAGTTGCTACTGTGCTGTCGCCGAGAGagcccgctgacgccccagtgTTCCGTGTGCAGCATTTAAGCATCACTCCATAATCCCACCCTCCCACCCCAACCCGGACCCAGGTTGCGTgaccccgccccctccgTGTGCAGCATTTGAAAAGGACTCTTTaccaccacaacaactcACTCTATAGACCATCTATAGACCATGATGCATGACCTTGTCACTCACTCAACTCACTACAACACCCACCCTCTGAGCTTGCCGACAGCAGCCAGCACGCCcttgcgctcgctgccgacctTCTCGCGCCACTCTGCCTCGTCCTTGCACTCTgtcgcctcgcgccagcgctcgaggtcgtcccactcgacgtcgagcgcgcggacTGCGTTGGAGAGATATCCCAGGTCTGaggcgagctgcgccgcgccggggtTGGACAGCGCGCGGATGGCGGGCAGCGTCGACTTTGTCAGGTgcgagaggagcgagagggccagcgacgacaccCAGGTCGAGAGTACCGCCTCAGCGCTGAGGactggtgcggcggcggaggcgacggTGGGCGGCGCCACCTTGTCGCCcaccttgtcgagcgcgtcgggcgaggcgggcttTTCGGGGTGCaggagctcgcgcagcgacTCGGTGTCGATGAAGGGCAGCGTCTCGATGCTGAAcgccagcgcgtcgtcgtcggcgtacaCCTCGAACACTCTGAGCAGGTTGAGCAGGCCTTCCGACACGCGCGCGATCGTGTCCGTCGGCGAGAGGGAAAAGGTCGGCacgtgcagctcgccgcggcgctgtggCTTCTCGGGCTGGTTCCACACACTGAGGGTGGGGTAGGACTCCAGCTGGGCCTGCAGCGGCGAGAGGATGATGCTCTGGAGGAAGACCTGTGCCTTCTGCGTGTGCTGTGACACTGCAGCGCGGGCCCGCGTCAGCTCGTACACCGGCGGAGTGATGGACGAGATGAGCGCGTGCAAGTCGGCCGAGTTGAGCGCTGACTGCTGCAGGAGCGTGATGGCGCCCAGCGTTGTGTCGGTGCGCGTGAAGCCCGTGGGGTCGGCCGGAGAGAGGTTGAGTGTCGGCGCGATgctctcgagcgcgaggaacaGCTTGCCCTCGAACGAGGCCAGGCGGTCCCGGATACCACGGCACGACTGGAGGACatgcagcgcgagctggaaCGCGCCCCAGTCTTCCGTGCTGTAGTCGAGCCCCTCaaagtcgagctcgtcgggtGCGCCAGCACCCCGCCGTGCGGCCTTGCGTGCCGCCTCGAAAATGCCCGCGTTGTCCTTCAAGAACCGCTCCACCATGTCATtcagcgccgcgacgagcccgaTGGCGCCATAACCGTGCGTAAAGGCCAGACAGCGGGCGATcgcgtcctcgcccagcgAAAAGACGGCGATCGCACGGTCGGTGAGCGTGCGAGCCGGGTCGTCCTTCGCAGCGTCGATGAACGCAATGTCAATCTTGAGCAGGTGCGCGAGGTACCGGCTCTCGAGGGCGGGGTAGTCGGTCTGCAGGTCGAGGAACGGCTCAAACACGGTCGTCTCCCAGCCCGAAGGGTGTGATGGGGTAACCTCGCCGACGGAAAAGCTCCTGCTGAAGCGATGGCTCACGCTCAGGCGCTGATTTGGTGTTCGTGCCGACTTGGGCGTGAGGGGCGAGTTTGGCGAGTGGGATGTTGGCGACAGCGGCCCGGCACCGCTCAGCAGCCCGCCCTGGGTGTTGAacgcgagcttgtcgaccaCGTCCTGCACCGCGACGGCCAGGTCCTCGGTGGCCTTGTACGCGCGGATGACCTGGGGGAGGGCTTCTGGCCCGTGGTGCTCTGACACCGAGGTCAGCCGCGTATGgaacgacggcgacagctcGTCCAGCGCCGACTGGAAGAACGCCTGCAGGATGTGCCCTGCCGATGTGGGAGGGAAGATGAGGGGGATctgctggcgctcggcatTGAGCGTGGCCAGCACGATTGCGTAGAACTTGGGCAGCCAGTCGGCAAAGttctgctcgtcgcgcgagaCGTCGAGGCTCGGCCGTTCCGTGCTCCGCCGCCCGTCCAGACTCGTCCGCAGGTCAACGCTCTGGCGCGTGCTCGCACCCACGTCGGACAGCTGCGCGGTGGACCACGCCTCGGTGATGGGTGCGCGCCGTGCAGCAAAGTAGTAGCTCTGGAACTCTTGCCCACGGTCCATCATGCGGAAGATGTCGTAGaagcgcgcgcacgcctcggtgtcgacctgcgcgatcgcgtccttgagcgcTGTCGACAGCGCAGCTTCCAGCTCATTTTGTAGCGATACCAGCAGTGCCCGCTTCGACTCgtactcgccctcggcggacTGGAAAACAACCAGACTCCGGCTGGCCTCTGCGAGtcgctcggccgccttggtcCACTCCTTGTCCTGGACAAACGATGtgatctcgccctcgagggtAGACCACGACTCTGCCTCGCGGAGGATATCCCGCGCGCTCTCCATGCGCgtcttgagcttgtcgaggtgcgcgagcttgtcgagcgcgcggtgcgTCTTGGCCTCATCCGTCTCggatgccgccgagccgggcTTAGtctggcgcgcgacgcggtccTGGACAAGCTGCAGCCCGGACTGGAGGGACACTGCCGACTCGCGCATGAACTGCAGGTCGTACGTCAGGCGCGGCACGGTGCGGGACACGTCGTGGATCGTCtgctcgagcgacgacgacgtgtccTGCGACAGGAGCGACAGGCGGGTCAGCAGCTCGTTGAGCTGCTTCTCGATCGGCACCAGCTTGGGCGGGAGCGCCTTCTGCCCCGCGCCCAGTGGTGGCTCGAGATGCTGCGCGAGGATCGAGTTGACGAACGCCGGCACGTCGTCATAGTAGCTGTCGAGGGTGGatgcgagcgcgccgagcgaggaCAGCGGGTCGGGGCCAGAGTTgggcgacacggcgccgtcTAATGGCGGGTCGGagaggtcgacgaccgcgggcggcgtcgcgccgggcgTCGTGTTGTTCGCCATGGGGTGTGTCGCTGGTTgcaacagcagcacgagctcgacgacagaGTTGACCTAGACGCGGTGGACCAGCCGGTCCGTCGGTGGACACGGTGGAGGGCCACAAGCAGCGGGGGTAAAGTCGCGTGGTGCGCACGCGAGGGCCAAGACCGGCTCGAGCGATCCGCGATCCGTGACCCGAATGACGCCGGCCAGATAACAACAGCAAGACCATCATCGCACTCTACACGTCGGCCACAATGTCCATGTACAACGAGGTGCGTGTGTCCCATACAGCCAGCTCTAATGGCCCAGCggtacgacgacgcgctgtcCAAAGCGGCATGGGTGTCGAAACGCGCCGGTGGGCGGACGTACCTCTTCGTGCGTGCCTACTGCCCCTTCAGCCCTAACCTTAGAAATACGCGCCGCACCCCGACAGACCAGGGTACCTCTTCGTCGcgaccgacctcgagacggTGCACTTCGAGGCGCTGACCGCGCCGTCTGTCCCCACGCGGCTGGGGCagatcgccgcgcgcgacggggACGGGGAAGACGTCGCCTCCTTGCCGTTTgacgaggcgcagcggcggACCGACGAGAGCttggccgcgctcgcggacgCTTTCGATGCCGGCTTGCCTGGCGCAAGCGTCGaagccgaggcggacgactACTTCGACGCAGTGTTCACGCTGCGCTCTGGCTCCCTGTCGTGGTTGTTCAACATGACGTAGGTGCCCTGCAGCACAACGAGCTGACAGAAGCGAGCTGCGCGGACGCCAGCCGCTCGCCTTCGTGAGCAAGCACCTCTTGCGGCCTCTATCAGATCTCCTCTCGCaggaccgcggcgtcgaggtgggttCCTTCTCGTTATCGTCTAACCCACCAGCCATCAGGCGACACGCcagccgacgtcgtcgggtCCGTGGTGGCCGActcgggcgtcgcgcgcgccttACGCCGGATaaccggcgcgccgccgcccgcctcgagcagggTGACCCCGGCTCCGCGCGCGTCACCCGCGCCCAAGCCAGCCCCACCACGGACCAAGTCGCCCGAGGACCGCACGCCAAagcagccgccgtcgccgccgcgcgggtcgacgacggccgcggcgccgcccaagcTCCCGCCCAGCAGCCCGACGCCGATCGCGCGCAGGACGCCATATACCTACGGCACGGGGCTGCATCCCAGCTCGTCCGTCGCCTCCCCGACACAGCTGAAtgtgccgacgtcgccgagcggcgtgccggcACCAGGCTTACGCTCCAGCACGccccctgcgccgccggcgttaGCCGacctcgcgtcgtcgccgcccccgccgtcgtccccgcccctgttcccctcctcgtccgccccGGAGGGCACCGACCTCCCCACGTCCACGCAAGATCCATTACTCAACACCCTACCGAGtaagaagaagggcaagaagaagcgcgcgaaggaggaagaggccgaggaggaggcggcggcggacaagCGTCGCGAGGAGATGAAGCGCAAGATGGCggctgggggcggggcgcgcctcggccggaGGAGGGTGTAGCATTACTGTTTCGTTGtcccatcatcatcatcatcatcattaTGCACTGGTTGTCATCGTGCGGGGAGGGGTCGAGGGTCGAGGCCATGGGGATGTGGTACGTGGCGCCACCCAAGCCCCGCCGCCTCTTactcgctcgcaccgccaGGGAAGCACGAAACTTGCCAAAAGACCTTCTTGATCGTATAACGGCCAGTATGCTCGCTTGTCACGCGGGAGATCGGGGTTCGATTCCCCGTCAGGAAGCAACTCGAGACGTATGGCGCCTCGTTTTTGCTGGGCGAGACGAGGAAGCCGCAGACAATGGCAGAATGATGATGTTGCAGGACGCGGATTGTCCGTGCCGTGTTGAGTGATTGGCGCAGGGAGTGATCGTCACCATGTTGCCTGTGTGCATGTATATTGCTGCTCTGCACCCTCTACCCCCACCCGCACACCCCGCCAGTTCTAGACAATGCATGCTAATTATGCGCAGCTATGCCTGCGCCAGTGCTCTCACACCAGCCGCTACTAACCCTGGCCGTCGTGCTCTgcgccagcacgccgcggccagcaACTCATcccgcgagcgagagcgcgctCGTGGAACAACGCCAACATCTACGCCTACGCCTACACCTGCACCACACCGCTCTACTGCTGCGCCtgggggacgagggcgagacggccagcgagctcgacctgggAGCGGACAAGGCTGGCGAGGTACGAGACGGTAAGCGTCTCCTGGAGGCCCTCCTTGACgcctccctcgtcgtcctttgTGCCGGTCGAGGTCCAGCGGCCAACACCCTCGAGAAGGTAGCGGCCGACCTCGGGGTCGCCCTTGATCTTGCCCGAGTTGACGTCCTGGACGTACTGGAGCGCCTGGTCGATCAGGGCCGAGAGCTGGTTGAGCGAAGTCGagagggcggggagggaggggagggcaGGCGAAGGCTGGGGCGCGGGGCCGGTGATGAGGTCGACTGGTATGGTCAGTGTGCGTTCAAATGCGCAGAGAGgggtcgcgtcggcgccttGGCGAACCCCGACAGCAGCCCCTCTTGATCACCCACGACCAGCACGCTCAGAGTCGGCGTACTTAATGACCACTGGGACGGGGAGGAAAGCACAGTTCTCAGGCTTGGGGTTGAGGCCGAGCGAGGTGCTGACCCAGCCCTTGATGCCGAGGCCCTTGCTtccgtccgcgccgagctcggggtcAACGGTGAGGTGGATGGTCTGGCTCTGGCCCGTCTCCTGCGAGAAGTAGTTCTGGATGAGGGCCGAGTTGCCGTTGagcgtgggcgaggtggcgtaccagccgacgacctgctcgttgATGCCGTtcttggcgaggagctccaTCATTCCCTGCTGGAAGGGCATGTCGAtggcgacctcctcgtcctcctccttgtgGGCGACGGCAAACGACGTGCGCACATCAATCTCCTGGCCATTCTCCGAGCGTGTGCCGAGCAGGGTACCGATGACACGGGGCGCGCTGCTCTCCTCTGGCCGGCGCGAGTGGTGGGTGAGGATCGAGGCGACGACCGAGGGGTGGACGGTGATGagggtcggcgcgcggctaAAGGAGCTGTCAGTGACCCGTAGAAAAGCGCGTTTCGGGTGCGActcacgacgccgacgagccgctaGGGGGCTGGTTGAGGTgcaaggccgaggaaggcgcgtcgagcgacaTTTTTAACGAGGTTGTGGATGGGGTGTTGTGGTCGATGATTGACCCCTTTTGTCGTCGTTcaagccgccgtcgacgtcgaagAGGAACAAAAACGCAGGGTCAACTTGAATTTTAAATGGGGGTACCATTTTACGTTTGGGCCTCGGTGGTGAGCTTGAGGCAcgcctgggtgggtggggtggagggagggagagcgTCAACAACGTCGACCTGCATCATGCATCGGACACTCTCTACATACATCAACTACGCACCTCCTACCTCGTCATGTCGGAGCAGGCACCAGAaggcaagcagcagcagcagctcgcgaTCGAAAACAAGGCCGCTCAGGAGTCGGAAACGGGCgtccactcgctcgacctcggcaacaACACGGTGGTCAAGCTCGACAACCTGGGGCCGATGATCGTGAACACTGATGGGGTGGGTAGAGATGCAGTAGCTACTGATTGAGGTCACGAAGCCTGTATCGCTAACGCCCCCAGACGCTCTCGCGTATCGCCAACTGGCACGAGCTGAGCGACATTGAACGGGAACGCACCGTCCGCCTGCTAGTCAAGAAGCGCAACCTCGTCCGCCTGAGCCAGCAGGACAAGGAGCAGGGTGGTGTGGCAGAAGAGGACAAGCTCAGTgcgctcaaggcggccgagtcgagctaggcggcgcgccgagctcgcccagctgcCTAGCTGCCCACCCTAGAGCCTGCCGCCACGCACGCGAGCAGTGAGCTGGCCCAAGCGCACACCCCCTtgcacgtcgccgtcgttgcgCTGTTCACCTTATCCTGTACCCAATTACCACATTATGCATTGAGCTCTCGTTGTCGCTATCActattgttgttgtcgccgtcaccgcACTGTGCCAACATGTCTGGCGGTGTCTTCCTGGtaccttcctcgtcttcctccaccGCAAACTCGTtcagggcggcggcagccacgcgtcaccaccaccaccactacccGCGACATTCctggtcggcctcgacatcgtcccccctctcctcctccatctcatTCACTCAAACACAGTCGCGCTTCTCCACTCCTACTGGGCCTTCTACTCTTGCACGACAGCCCCGCCCCtcagccgccgcagccatGTCGTCCGCCGAGTCCGCccccgcagcagcgagcgtgcTCGTTGTCGACTCGGGCCGCTTCACTGGCGAGGGCTCGGACCTGTCCATCCTCTCGTGGCTCCGGCAGGCCGACcaggcgctcgacacgctcccAGTCGAGGAGATCCAGGCGGCCGTCACGCCGATTCACTCGATCGTGCTCAAGCTGCTTGTTCCCggtccgacgacgccgcagaCTGCGCTGCCCAAGCCTGGCCGGCCTATCCGCCATCTCGTCGCTCGTGTCGTGGTCAAGCTGCACAAGAAGGTCGAGAGCAGGGCCCTGTTCGACCTTATCCAGGCGCTGTTGAAGGGCGTCTCCGATGGCGGAAACAAGAACATGAGCGCTGCCGAGAATGTCCAGCGCGTCGCGAGCTGGTACACCATCGGAGAGGTCATAAAAGAGCACGGAGGGAACGTGAGTTGACGGCGCCAGGACgacccagctcacaccccagatGATGTCGTTCATGGCCGAGATTTGCACCTCGTCAATCAAGGTGCTGCGCAACTCGAACCTCTCGATCATTCTGAGAAGCCATGCAGTCTACGCCTTCTCGAAATCGCTCTACTCTGCTGGCCGCGCGCTTCCCGACGCACTGGTCAAGGACCTGCTCAAGAACCTCCGATCAGGCCTGCAAGACAAGGCTCTGCCTATCCAGAGAGCATGTGCTGACACATTTGTCTCGCTGCACCTCTACTCCCCTGTTCTCCCGCTCCAGGCGACGCTGGAAAGCATCTCGCCGCTGGCACTCAAGAGCCTCGAGACTGCAGACTACATCACGCGCCGACAGCTGAGTCGCCTCGTTGCCCACTTCCTTGCCGCTACGCAAGTTCCCGGCTCTGGAGCACCAGCCCCCGAGCCCAAGAAGGCTGCGCCGAAGCGTGACTCGGAGGAGCAGGACAATGACCCGCAGATCatcacctcggcgccagaggacaaggccaaggcgctctACACTACCGAGCAGATGCTCAAGCATCTCTCGTCCCACTACACCCGTCCCAACGCCCCGCGCAAGCTGAGGAACGCCATCATCGATGTCTACGCCACGCTTTTCACGCAGCTGGGCTCGAGCTACGTCGAGGCCCACTACGCCGAGATTGTGAGGCACATCATTGACGAGATTGTCCTGCCGCCCCGGTCGCACAGCACGCGCTTCGAGGTCCTCGCGAGCCGCGAGGCGGCTGGTATCCTCCTGCGCGACCTCATCGGGCAGAGTATGCTCTCCGAAGCGGGACAGGTCATGGCTATTAGAGAGTGGGCCAACACGTACCTTCGAGCCTGGAACCTTCAGCCACTGGCAGGCCAGCGAAACCCGCACAAGCTCGCCCTGGTCATCGCCCTGCGCGAGGTCTCTGG encodes the following:
- the COG7 gene encoding Conserved oligomeric Golgi complex subunit 7, giving the protein MANNTTPGATPPAVVDLSDPPLDGAVSPNSGPDPLSSLGALASTLDSYYDDVPAFVNSILAQHLEPPLGAGQKALPPKLVPIEKQLNELLTRLSLLSQDTSSSLEQTIHDVSRTVPRLTYDLQFMRESAVSLQSGLQLVQDRVARQTKPGSAASETDEAKTHRALDKLAHLDKLKTRMESARDILREAESWSTLEGEITSFVQDKEWTKAAERLAEASRSLVVFQSAEGEYESKRALLVSLQNELEAALSTALKDAIAQVDTEACARFYDIFRMMDRGQEFQSYYFAARRAPITEAWSTAQLSDVGASTRQSVDLRTSLDGRRSTERPSLDVSRDEQNFADWLPKFYAIVLATLNAERQQIPLIFPPTSAGHILQAFFQSALDELSPSFHTRLTSVSEHHGPEALPQVIRAYKATEDLAVAVQDVVDKLAFNTQGGLLSGAGPLSPTSHSPNSPLTPKSARTPNQRLSVSHRFSRSFSVGEVTPSHPSGWETTVFEPFLDLQTDYPALESRYLAHLLKIDIAFIDAAKDDPARTLTDRAIAVFSLGEDAIARCLAFTHGYGAIGLVAALNDMVERFLKDNAGIFEAARKAARRGAGAPDELDFEGLDYSTEDWGAFQLALHVLQSCRGIRDRLASFEGKLFLALESIAPTLNLSPADPTGFTRTDTTLGAITLLQQSALNSADLHALISSITPPVYELTRARAAVSQHTQKAQVFLQSIILSPLQAQLESYPTLSVWNQPEKPQRRGELHVPTFSLSPTDTIARVSEGLLNLLRVFEVYADDDALAFSIETLPFIDTESLRELLHPEKPASPDALDKVGDKVAPPTVASAAAPVLSAEAVLSTWVSSLALSLLSHLTKSTLPAIRALSNPGAAQLASDLGYLSNAVRALDVEWDDLERWREATECKDEAEWREKVGSERKGVLAAVGKLRGWVL
- the CNF04540 gene encoding Eukaryotic translation initiation factor 3 subunit F yields the protein MSLDAPSSALHLNQPPSGSSASSFSRAPTLITVHPSVVASILTHHSRRPEESSAPRVIGTLLGTRSENGQEIDVRTSFAVAHKEEDEEVAIDMPFQQGMMELLAKNGINEQVVGWYATSPTLNGNSALIQNYFSQETGQSQTIHLTVDPELGADGSKGLGIKGWVSTSLGLNPKPENCAFLPVPVVIKYADSERAGLDLITGPAPQPSPALPSLPALSTSLNQLSALIDQALQYVQDVNSGKIKGDPEVGRYLLEGVGRWTSTGTKDDEGGVKEGLQETLTVSYLASLVRSQVELAGRLALVPQAQQ